The following are encoded together in the Capsulimonas corticalis genome:
- a CDS encoding O-methyltransferase translates to MELSTRAYNDYISALFAPQDDALTGALAEMERENVPGINVSAVEGKLLEVLALTVGATRILEIGTLGGYSGIHFARALPEDGKLITLEIDAHHAEVARRNFERAGVVQKTEVRVGPASETLRRLAATGEPLFDLVFIDADKDSYTEYLNLALPLLRRGGLLLGDNTLPDAVLTGEESGTKFYNAAVARRSDLTTIIIPILRQHGMDGLTVSFKRSPG, encoded by the coding sequence ATGGAACTGAGCACACGCGCTTATAACGACTACATCTCCGCTTTGTTTGCCCCGCAAGACGACGCTCTCACGGGAGCGCTCGCGGAGATGGAGCGGGAGAACGTGCCGGGGATCAATGTCTCGGCGGTGGAGGGGAAACTGCTGGAAGTCCTCGCGCTCACTGTCGGCGCGACGCGGATTCTGGAGATTGGAACGCTGGGAGGATACAGCGGCATCCATTTCGCCCGCGCCCTTCCAGAAGACGGCAAGCTAATCACACTGGAAATCGATGCTCATCACGCCGAAGTCGCGCGCCGAAATTTCGAGCGCGCCGGCGTCGTGCAGAAGACCGAAGTGCGTGTCGGCCCGGCGTCGGAAACGCTCCGACGGCTGGCCGCCACGGGCGAGCCGCTGTTCGATCTCGTGTTTATCGACGCCGACAAAGACAGTTATACGGAGTATCTGAATCTCGCCCTGCCGCTGCTGCGCAGGGGCGGCCTGCTGCTCGGCGATAACACGCTGCCCGACGCCGTGCTGACGGGCGAGGAGAGCGGGACAAAATTTTATAACGCCGCCGTCGCGCGGCGATCGGACCTGACGACGATCATCATCCCGATCCTGCGCCAGCACGGCATGGATGGCCTGACGGTTTCGTTCAAACGATCTCCCGGCTAA
- a CDS encoding DUF3592 domain-containing protein, producing the protein MSVIKFGLIVIGVIIVVVGVCNRQQQSGATLGMNSAVGQVVGQNQVSTYFGAYKVAVIQFPTTDSTQVTITLEQPSSYRIGDKVTIYYDPANPERDWAIPSGLTPWQLAFTIIVGVCIVIVGLVMKSGNR; encoded by the coding sequence ATGTCCGTAATCAAGTTCGGGCTGATTGTGATCGGCGTTATCATCGTCGTTGTTGGCGTTTGTAATCGACAGCAACAATCCGGGGCGACGCTTGGGATGAATAGCGCTGTGGGACAAGTCGTTGGTCAGAACCAAGTGAGCACCTATTTCGGCGCTTACAAAGTCGCCGTGATTCAATTCCCCACGACCGACTCGACACAGGTAACCATCACCTTGGAGCAGCCCAGCTCCTATCGAATCGGGGACAAGGTAACGATCTACTATGACCCCGCAAATCCAGAACGAGACTGGGCCATCCCATCCGGTCTGACGCCTTGGCAATTAGCCTTCACCATCATCGTTGGCGTATGCATAGTAATTGTCGGTCTGGTGATGAAGAGCGGAAATCGATAA
- a CDS encoding LacI family DNA-binding transcriptional regulator produces the protein MTISVHPVATVCPSCGGIEHQTKAGSNHGCQRYKCGLCQHRYTPAAGERGYPTEIRAQAALLRSQGVTIREIAHRLGVNHQSVANWLRSSGGEDDVPPKFDRETGLTTPAQIASPKRRPTIHDVAARAGVSVSSISNYINQRGRMTEATRQRIHAAVEELNFTPSALTQAIRKRRTNILGVLAFGMHGLDETDGSSLAPALLRGFYDGADDAGNDLLLYTQGPDCERGERGLRFLDGHIDGLLWVSPNLHEPSLERVVAAGLPVVALLARRVAEGAGYVDGDNRGAMRMLVAHLAERGHRRIAYTGPERYSDLVDRHEGYQTALAEHGLPWDAALQVRIGKKELEETYGQILDGWLALPDPPTAIMCWDDQPAALFADALQARGLRVPEDMALTGFDDTPIASRVAGGLTTVRQPFRQMGRQAVESLLALVRGDSMEIPRQILPMELVVRASTGGRRS, from the coding sequence ATGACGATATCTGTTCATCCCGTCGCCACCGTCTGCCCCTCTTGCGGGGGAATCGAACATCAGACCAAGGCGGGGAGCAATCATGGCTGCCAGCGCTACAAATGCGGTCTCTGCCAGCATCGTTACACTCCGGCTGCCGGTGAGCGCGGCTACCCAACCGAGATCCGGGCGCAGGCCGCTCTCCTGCGTTCTCAAGGAGTGACGATCCGGGAGATCGCCCACCGGCTCGGCGTGAACCATCAGAGCGTCGCCAACTGGCTCCGGTCGTCCGGGGGCGAGGACGACGTCCCGCCGAAATTCGACCGTGAGACCGGGCTAACGACGCCGGCACAGATCGCGTCGCCCAAGCGCCGGCCGACCATCCACGACGTGGCGGCGCGCGCCGGCGTCTCCGTATCCTCCATCTCCAATTATATCAACCAGCGGGGCCGCATGACGGAGGCGACCCGGCAGCGTATCCACGCGGCGGTCGAGGAGCTCAACTTCACCCCGAGCGCGTTGACCCAGGCGATCCGGAAGCGGCGCACCAATATCCTCGGCGTCTTGGCCTTCGGCATGCACGGGTTGGACGAGACCGACGGATCCTCACTGGCGCCCGCGCTGCTGCGAGGCTTCTACGATGGCGCCGACGACGCGGGAAACGATCTGCTCCTCTATACACAAGGGCCGGATTGCGAACGCGGAGAGCGAGGGCTGCGATTTCTGGACGGCCATATCGATGGCCTGCTCTGGGTAAGCCCCAACCTGCATGAGCCCAGTTTGGAGCGAGTCGTAGCGGCCGGCCTGCCGGTCGTGGCCCTGCTGGCGCGCCGGGTCGCGGAGGGAGCCGGTTATGTGGACGGCGACAATCGAGGGGCGATGCGAATGCTCGTCGCGCACCTCGCCGAGCGGGGGCATCGGCGCATCGCCTATACCGGTCCGGAACGCTACTCCGACCTGGTGGACCGGCACGAAGGCTATCAAACGGCCCTCGCCGAACACGGTCTGCCCTGGGATGCGGCTTTGCAGGTGCGCATCGGCAAGAAGGAACTCGAAGAGACGTACGGGCAGATCCTCGACGGCTGGCTGGCGCTGCCGGATCCGCCGACCGCCATAATGTGCTGGGACGATCAGCCCGCCGCCCTGTTCGCCGACGCCCTCCAGGCGCGCGGACTGCGCGTGCCGGAGGATATGGCCCTGACAGGCTTCGACGATACGCCCATCGCCTCACGGGTAGCCGGCGGCCTGACAACAGTGCGCCAGCCATTTCGACAGATGGGCAGGCAAGCCGTGGAAAGCCTGCTGGCCCTGGTCCGAGGGGATTCGATGGAGATCCCTCGACAAATCCTCCCCATGGAGCTGGTGGTGCGCGCCTCCACGGGAGGCCGACGGAGCTAG
- the rplS gene encoding 50S ribosomal protein L19, whose product MHPLIQEIENAQKKESVPQFGPGDTVRVHVKVVEGGKERTQIFEGVVIGNKEGSSRASFLVRKISNGFGVERSFLLHSPRVEKIEVTRRGLVRRAKLYYLRGKVGKAARIKEKRNF is encoded by the coding sequence ATGCATCCGTTGATTCAAGAAATCGAGAACGCTCAGAAAAAAGAGTCCGTTCCGCAGTTCGGCCCCGGAGACACCGTTCGCGTCCACGTGAAGGTTGTCGAGGGCGGCAAAGAGCGCACCCAGATTTTCGAAGGCGTCGTTATCGGCAACAAGGAAGGCTCCTCGCGCGCCTCATTCCTCGTGCGCAAGATCAGCAACGGCTTCGGCGTCGAGCGCTCGTTCCTGCTGCATTCGCCGCGTGTCGAGAAAATCGAAGTCACTCGCCGCGGTCTGGTGCGCCGCGCCAAGCTTTACTACCTGCGTGGTAAGGTCGGCAAGGCGGCCCGCATCAAGGAGAAGCGAAACTTCTAG
- the aroA gene encoding 3-phosphoshikimate 1-carboxyvinyltransferase, with the protein MTPVDGPVHSAVRLPGSKSITNRALLLAALADGKSVLRDPLQSDDTLYMFEALRSLGVDVTLTDAGDFEVIGVGGAFSAPAKSPIFIGNSGTTVRFLTAAACLAPAGSDVVLDGVARMRERPIRDLLGALISLGVDAESVNGHGCPPVRVRGGGLPGGKCLLRGDVSSQFLTALLQAAPYAKQNVEIEIVGDLISKPYVDMTQNVMHAFGVEMVNSNYRHLTVAAGQRYEGREYDVEADASNATYFLAAAAVTGGSVILENLGAGSIQGDAKFARVLEQMGCDVDFGVHIAVRGPQTLKAIDVDLEAIPDTAQTLAVIAAFADGPSTLRGLASLRVKETDRIAAITNELTKLGVGVEEGRDFWTITPPAAGQYQPAEIKTYDDHRMAMSFAVAGLRLPGVTILDPGCVAKTFPDFWERWEKFFYTAKQQ; encoded by the coding sequence TTGACGCCCGTTGATGGGCCCGTCCATTCCGCCGTCCGATTGCCCGGCTCCAAGAGCATCACGAACCGGGCGCTGCTGCTCGCGGCTCTGGCCGACGGCAAGAGCGTTCTGCGCGATCCGCTTCAGTCTGATGACACCCTTTATATGTTCGAAGCCCTGCGCAGCCTGGGCGTCGATGTGACGCTGACGGACGCTGGCGACTTTGAGGTCATCGGCGTCGGCGGCGCCTTCTCCGCGCCCGCCAAATCGCCCATCTTTATCGGCAACTCCGGCACGACCGTGCGGTTCCTGACAGCGGCGGCGTGCCTTGCGCCCGCCGGATCGGACGTGGTGCTGGACGGCGTCGCCCGCATGCGTGAGCGCCCGATCCGCGATCTGCTCGGCGCGCTGATCTCTCTGGGCGTCGATGCGGAGAGCGTGAACGGGCACGGCTGCCCACCCGTGCGCGTGCGCGGCGGCGGACTCCCGGGCGGCAAATGCCTGCTGCGCGGCGATGTCAGCAGCCAGTTCCTGACCGCGCTGCTCCAGGCTGCGCCGTACGCCAAACAAAACGTCGAGATCGAGATCGTCGGGGATCTGATTTCCAAACCGTACGTCGATATGACGCAAAATGTGATGCACGCGTTCGGCGTCGAAATGGTCAACAGCAATTACCGGCATTTGACTGTCGCCGCCGGCCAGCGCTATGAAGGCCGCGAGTACGATGTCGAAGCCGACGCCTCCAACGCGACTTACTTCCTGGCCGCCGCCGCCGTGACCGGCGGCAGCGTCATTCTGGAAAACCTGGGCGCCGGGTCCATTCAAGGCGACGCCAAATTTGCCCGCGTTCTGGAGCAGATGGGCTGCGATGTCGACTTCGGTGTCCACATCGCCGTGCGCGGCCCGCAAACCCTGAAAGCGATCGATGTCGATCTGGAAGCCATTCCCGACACCGCGCAGACCCTCGCCGTCATCGCCGCCTTCGCCGACGGTCCCAGCACCCTGCGCGGCCTCGCCAGCCTGCGCGTCAAAGAAACGGACCGGATCGCCGCCATCACCAACGAACTCACCAAACTCGGCGTCGGCGTCGAAGAAGGCCGTGATTTCTGGACCATCACCCCACCCGCCGCCGGCCAGTACCAGCCCGCCGAGATCAAAACCTACGACGACCACCGCATGGCCATGTCCTTCGCCGTCGCCGGTCTGCGCCTCCCCGGCGTCACCATCCTCGATCCTGGCTGCGTGGCGAAGACCTTTCCTGACTTCTGGGAGCGATGGGAGAAATTTTTCTACACAGCAAAACAGCAGTAA
- the lepB gene encoding signal peptidase I, which translates to MPTSNITETLANLSITWILGMIAIATFLRVTLVRNSSPLARSSAEFLESGIIAIALVFLILRPFVVQAYFIPSPSMEPTLLGENGSGDRILVNKLDYRLRSPQRDNVVVFIPPAAATEGSPDEPSGAPINYIKRLIGAPGDVIQTTAGRVYINGAPYTHSDIREKFAQAGLFGDEAKQESQMDPQYDSQANYHVRFRPDAVLINDQPVPKSRVAEIITGFSGASVRIEPGVTRRNGVRLDEPFTAEDPDYDLQLLNGQSLKRDGANCRLNGVSISNDDYNRMAATPPGRVPPGCFFMMGDNRNDSKDSTEWGPLDGNRVVGKAQFIFWPLSRLRAIQ; encoded by the coding sequence TTGCCGACATCGAATATCACCGAGACGCTGGCCAATCTCAGCATTACCTGGATCCTGGGAATGATCGCGATCGCGACGTTTCTTCGCGTGACGCTCGTTCGCAATTCGAGCCCCCTCGCGCGGTCCAGCGCTGAGTTCCTGGAGTCCGGGATCATCGCCATCGCTCTGGTGTTTCTGATCCTGCGCCCCTTTGTCGTTCAAGCGTACTTCATCCCCTCCCCCTCCATGGAGCCGACCCTGCTGGGCGAAAACGGCTCCGGCGACCGGATCCTCGTCAACAAGCTGGACTACCGTCTCCGCAGCCCGCAGCGCGACAATGTCGTCGTCTTTATCCCGCCGGCCGCCGCCACGGAAGGCTCGCCGGATGAGCCGTCCGGAGCGCCCATCAATTACATCAAACGCCTGATCGGGGCGCCGGGCGATGTGATCCAAACGACGGCGGGACGGGTCTATATCAACGGCGCGCCTTACACGCATTCGGACATCCGGGAGAAGTTCGCCCAGGCCGGCCTCTTTGGCGACGAAGCGAAGCAGGAATCCCAGATGGATCCGCAGTACGATTCCCAGGCGAATTACCATGTGCGCTTCCGTCCCGACGCGGTTTTGATCAACGACCAGCCGGTTCCCAAGTCGCGCGTGGCCGAGATCATCACGGGCTTCTCCGGCGCCTCCGTTCGTATCGAGCCGGGAGTTACCCGGCGAAACGGCGTTCGGCTGGACGAGCCATTCACGGCCGAAGATCCGGATTACGACCTGCAATTACTCAATGGGCAATCCCTCAAGCGCGACGGCGCCAACTGCCGCTTGAACGGCGTCAGCATCTCCAACGACGATTACAACCGCATGGCGGCGACTCCTCCCGGCCGAGTCCCTCCCGGCTGCTTCTTTATGATGGGCGACAACCGCAACGACAGCAAAGACAGCACGGAATGGGGGCCGCTGGACGGCAATCGGGTCGTCGGCAAGGCGCAGTTTATCTTCTGGCCGCTGAGCCGTCTCCGCGCGATTCAATAA
- a CDS encoding YraN family protein: MEINRKAVGDAGEADTIAYLESHGYRMVDANVRPFHDMRRGEIDLIGWHGEYLVFIEVKTRRARSASSSLTPAEAVNAPKRRQLLALAEAYLSLHQLDDIPCRFDVVEVIRRRDGSAQITIIPNAFTGDDA; this comes from the coding sequence ATGGAGATCAATCGTAAGGCGGTCGGCGACGCCGGTGAGGCGGACACGATCGCCTATCTCGAATCGCATGGATACCGGATGGTGGACGCCAACGTCCGCCCTTTCCACGACATGCGGCGCGGCGAGATCGATCTCATCGGCTGGCACGGCGAATATCTCGTATTCATCGAAGTCAAAACCCGCCGGGCGCGCAGCGCCTCGTCGTCTCTGACGCCCGCCGAAGCCGTGAACGCTCCCAAACGCCGCCAGCTCCTCGCGCTCGCCGAAGCCTATCTCTCACTCCACCAATTGGACGACATCCCCTGCCGCTTCGATGTCGTCGAAGTGATCCGCCGGCGCGACGGCTCCGCGCAAATCACGATCATTCCCAACGCGTTTACTGGAGATGACGCTTAG
- a CDS encoding right-handed parallel beta-helix repeat-containing protein, translating to MNKFAVLLAVSPFACGCAQGAIPGVTLYVSPHGNDAWTGRLAEPNKGATDGPLGTIESARNHLRLLRKQGALAGKAATVQVRGGVYFLTSPLTLTPEDSGTRDAPVVFEAFPGEKPVLSGGRRVTGWRKGVDGFWTTSLPKANAPWDFRQFFVNGARRPRPSLPSGGGYYLIAADAPSTRPKQGFDGFVSQAGDLNAHWRNLSDVDVLCYHIWSMSRMRIASMDELTNRVRFTGPTCSTDYWAGLQKGNRFRVENVFEALPKEPGSWYLDKAAGTVTYHPLPGENLRAFAPIVPRLTELVRFAGDTDKKQWVSGVTLRGITFEDADWTLAAEGYSCSQAEMQQPAVVTAVGTRDCQLENCEIAHVGTYAVEWGRACRNNSLIGCRLHDLGAGGVKIGEGEIRPDGDGVTRDNRVENCRIYDGGMVHPAAIGVWIGQSPGNKILHNDIYNLGYTGVSVGWTWGYGPAAAQNTQVSYNAIHDIGRGVLSDMGGIYTLGNQQGSVVSHNLVHDVQSFSYGGWGIYLDEGSTGLRVMDNIVYGCKAEGFHQHYGKDNVIENNIFACNQEAQLARTRAEDHLSFTFRKNIVYCEQGDFLNGNWTGQQFVMDDNLYWRRSGAAKFAGASFADWQKSEHDTHSLLADPLFANPQKEDFRLSPSSPAISLGIQPIDLVGVGAAKPLHKKERSR from the coding sequence ATGAATAAATTTGCTGTTTTGCTGGCCGTGAGTCCGTTCGCGTGTGGCTGCGCGCAGGGAGCAATTCCCGGGGTGACATTGTATGTCAGCCCTCATGGCAATGACGCTTGGACGGGGAGGTTGGCGGAGCCGAACAAAGGGGCGACGGATGGGCCGTTGGGGACGATTGAGAGCGCGCGAAATCATCTGAGGCTTTTGCGGAAGCAGGGCGCGCTGGCGGGGAAAGCGGCGACGGTGCAGGTGCGGGGAGGCGTGTACTTCCTCACGTCGCCGCTGACTTTGACGCCGGAGGATTCGGGGACGCGTGACGCCCCCGTGGTCTTTGAAGCCTTTCCTGGCGAGAAACCGGTCCTGAGCGGCGGTCGACGCGTTACGGGCTGGCGCAAAGGCGTTGACGGTTTTTGGACGACCTCTCTTCCGAAAGCGAACGCTCCGTGGGATTTCCGGCAGTTCTTCGTCAACGGCGCGCGGCGTCCTCGACCAAGCTTGCCTTCCGGCGGAGGATATTATCTGATCGCCGCGGATGCGCCGTCCACGCGTCCCAAGCAAGGATTTGATGGTTTTGTCTCTCAAGCCGGGGATCTCAACGCGCACTGGCGCAATCTTTCCGATGTCGATGTGCTGTGTTACCACATCTGGAGCATGTCTCGGATGCGAATCGCGTCGATGGACGAACTGACGAATAGGGTGCGTTTCACGGGGCCGACATGCAGTACGGATTATTGGGCTGGGCTGCAAAAGGGCAATCGATTTCGCGTGGAGAATGTTTTTGAGGCGTTGCCCAAAGAGCCCGGAAGCTGGTATCTGGACAAGGCTGCGGGGACCGTGACCTACCATCCGCTGCCAGGAGAAAACCTCCGCGCATTTGCGCCGATCGTCCCGCGTCTTACCGAGCTTGTGCGGTTTGCGGGAGACACGGACAAAAAGCAGTGGGTGAGCGGCGTCACGCTGCGCGGTATCACCTTCGAAGACGCCGACTGGACACTCGCGGCGGAGGGCTACTCGTGCAGTCAGGCCGAAATGCAGCAGCCTGCCGTCGTCACTGCTGTTGGGACGCGTGACTGCCAGCTGGAAAACTGCGAGATCGCGCACGTGGGAACTTACGCCGTCGAATGGGGCAGGGCCTGCCGCAACAACTCTCTGATCGGCTGCCGGCTGCACGATCTGGGCGCGGGCGGAGTGAAGATCGGAGAAGGGGAAATTCGTCCCGACGGAGATGGTGTCACGCGCGATAACCGCGTGGAAAACTGCCGTATTTACGATGGGGGCATGGTGCACCCTGCAGCGATTGGGGTCTGGATTGGGCAAAGTCCGGGTAACAAAATCCTGCACAACGACATCTATAACCTGGGCTATACCGGCGTCTCCGTCGGCTGGACCTGGGGGTATGGACCGGCGGCGGCGCAGAATACGCAAGTGTCATACAATGCGATCCACGATATTGGACGCGGCGTTCTGAGCGACATGGGCGGGATCTACACGCTCGGCAATCAGCAGGGGAGCGTAGTCTCTCATAATCTGGTCCATGACGTGCAATCGTTTTCTTATGGCGGGTGGGGGATCTATCTGGACGAAGGCTCGACGGGCCTTCGCGTGATGGACAACATCGTCTACGGATGCAAAGCGGAGGGCTTTCATCAGCATTACGGCAAAGACAATGTTATCGAAAACAACATTTTCGCTTGCAACCAGGAGGCGCAGTTGGCCCGGACCCGCGCCGAGGATCATCTGTCGTTTACGTTCCGCAAAAACATCGTGTACTGCGAGCAGGGAGATTTTTTAAACGGCAACTGGACGGGACAGCAGTTTGTTATGGACGATAACTTGTATTGGCGCCGCAGCGGCGCCGCGAAATTTGCGGGCGCCTCATTCGCAGATTGGCAAAAGAGCGAGCATGACACCCATTCCCTGCTCGCCGACCCGCTCTTCGCCAACCCACAAAAGGAGGACTTTCGACTTTCGCCGAGCTCTCCCGCGATCTCGCTGGGAATCCAGCCGATCGATCTCGTCGGAGTCGGTGCGGCAAAGCCATTGCATAAAAAAGAGCGCTCCCGGTGA
- the trmD gene encoding tRNA (guanosine(37)-N1)-methyltransferase TrmD: MKIDVVTIFPEMIRSGLSHSIIKRAQEAGRVQVAAHDPRDHTTDRHRSTDDTPYGGGAGMVMRPGPIFAAVESLEPPPDARIVMLTPQGKTLTQAMAHEFAQASHLILLCGHYEGFDERVREHLATDEISIGDYVLTGGELPALVLIDAVVRLLPGVLGSEESAAGDTFSDGLLEYPQYTRPPDFRGWTIPEVLLSGNHAAIANWRRKEQFRRTQSRRPDLWSAFQPSKSDLKLLKQLSEETPSPPAGESSEEN; encoded by the coding sequence ATGAAGATCGATGTCGTCACGATTTTCCCGGAGATGATCCGGTCGGGACTTTCGCACAGTATAATAAAACGGGCTCAGGAAGCCGGCCGCGTGCAGGTGGCCGCGCACGATCCGCGCGATCACACCACGGACCGTCACCGCAGCACCGACGATACGCCGTACGGCGGCGGCGCCGGGATGGTGATGCGGCCCGGACCGATCTTCGCCGCCGTGGAAAGCCTGGAGCCGCCGCCGGACGCCCGGATCGTCATGCTGACCCCGCAGGGGAAGACGCTGACGCAGGCCATGGCGCACGAATTCGCGCAGGCGTCGCACTTGATCTTGCTGTGCGGCCACTACGAAGGATTTGACGAGCGGGTGCGCGAGCATCTGGCGACCGATGAGATCTCCATCGGCGATTATGTTTTGACGGGCGGCGAGCTGCCCGCGCTGGTGCTGATCGACGCCGTAGTGCGCCTCCTGCCGGGAGTTCTAGGCAGCGAGGAATCGGCGGCGGGCGACACATTCAGCGACGGCCTGCTCGAATATCCGCAATATACGCGTCCCCCCGACTTTCGGGGCTGGACGATCCCTGAAGTTCTGCTCTCCGGCAACCATGCCGCGATCGCCAACTGGCGACGCAAGGAGCAGTTCCGCCGCACGCAATCGCGTCGGCCCGACCTCTGGTCGGCATTCCAGCCGTCTAAGTCAGACCTGAAGCTGCTCAAACAGCTTTCAGAGGAAACCCCTTCCCCGCCTGCGGGGGAGAGTTCTGAGGAGAACTAG
- a CDS encoding SDR family NAD(P)-dependent oxidoreductase — protein MTTTRIVTPFTADSTAADVLAGVDLNGRRAIVTGGASGIGVETARALAGAGAEVTIAVRNAEAGARAAEDIAATTGSEKVRVALLDLADRASVAAFVAAWEGPLHILVNNAGVMASPEMRTPEEWEMQFATNHIGHFALAYGLRRALAAAGGARVVSVSSGAHLRSPVVLDDIHFHNRPYDPWLAYGQSKTANVLFAVEASKQWAGDGVFVNALMPGAIRSNLQRHLSAEETDMMETRIRESTELHWKTPEQGAATSVLLAASPLVEGVGGRYFEDCNEAEPHQPGSVRGVAAHALDPEAAARLWQVSREILTA, from the coding sequence ATGACGACGACTCGTATTGTCACACCCTTCACCGCCGATTCCACCGCCGCCGATGTCCTGGCGGGCGTCGATCTCAATGGCCGCCGCGCCATCGTCACGGGCGGAGCGTCCGGCATCGGCGTCGAAACCGCACGGGCTCTCGCCGGCGCGGGCGCGGAAGTCACCATTGCTGTGCGTAACGCCGAGGCGGGCGCGCGCGCCGCCGAGGATATTGCCGCCACTACCGGCTCGGAGAAGGTTCGCGTTGCCCTGCTGGACCTGGCCGACCGCGCGTCGGTGGCGGCATTCGTCGCCGCTTGGGAAGGCCCGCTGCATATTCTGGTGAATAACGCCGGCGTCATGGCGTCTCCGGAGATGCGCACGCCGGAGGAGTGGGAGATGCAGTTCGCCACCAACCATATCGGGCACTTCGCGCTTGCTTATGGACTGCGCCGAGCACTCGCCGCCGCCGGCGGAGCGCGCGTGGTCTCGGTCAGCTCCGGCGCCCATCTGCGCTCTCCGGTCGTATTAGACGACATCCATTTCCATAATCGTCCCTACGATCCGTGGCTGGCGTATGGGCAATCCAAAACGGCCAACGTTCTCTTCGCGGTGGAGGCGAGCAAGCAATGGGCCGGCGACGGCGTGTTCGTCAATGCGCTGATGCCCGGCGCCATCCGCTCGAATCTTCAGCGTCATCTCAGCGCGGAAGAGACCGACATGATGGAAACACGGATCCGTGAATCGACGGAGCTGCATTGGAAGACGCCCGAGCAGGGCGCCGCCACTTCCGTGCTCCTGGCCGCATCGCCCTTGGTGGAGGGCGTTGGAGGCCGTTACTTCGAGGACTGCAATGAAGCCGAGCCGCACCAGCCCGGAAGCGTTCGCGGAGTCGCCGCTCACGCACTCGATCCTGAGGCGGCCGCGCGCCTCTGGCAAGTTTCGCGGGAGATACTGACCGCGTAA
- a CDS encoding ribonuclease HII encodes MSVEPINLWSFEMAAREAGHAIIAGVDEVGRGPLAGPVVAACVVLPETFSTDGINDSKKLTEKRREKAYDRILAEALAVGVGIVPREMIDQINILHATHLAMSKAVRNLPQEWAPDIVLIDGLPVHGIPCAHQKAIVGGDGLSVSIAAASILAKVTRDRMMAAYDKKYPEYGFAKHKGYGSAVHMAALREHGACPIHRRSFAPVAAAPRSNRYGDQS; translated from the coding sequence ATGAGTGTCGAACCAATCAATCTGTGGAGCTTTGAAATGGCCGCGCGTGAAGCGGGCCACGCGATCATTGCCGGTGTGGATGAAGTGGGGCGCGGACCGCTCGCCGGCCCCGTGGTGGCCGCCTGCGTGGTCCTTCCGGAGACGTTCTCCACGGATGGGATCAACGATTCCAAGAAGCTGACCGAGAAGCGGCGGGAAAAGGCGTATGACCGCATCCTCGCCGAGGCGCTCGCCGTGGGCGTGGGAATCGTGCCGCGCGAGATGATCGATCAGATCAATATCCTGCACGCCACACATCTGGCGATGAGCAAAGCCGTCCGTAACCTGCCCCAGGAGTGGGCGCCGGATATTGTCTTGATCGACGGCCTGCCCGTGCACGGCATTCCCTGCGCGCACCAGAAGGCGATTGTCGGCGGGGACGGCCTGAGCGTCAGCATCGCCGCCGCCTCGATCCTCGCGAAGGTCACGCGGGATCGCATGATGGCGGCGTACGACAAGAAGTATCCGGAGTACGGATTCGCCAAGCATAAAGGCTACGGCTCCGCCGTGCATATGGCCGCGCTGCGCGAGCACGGCGCGTGCCCGATTCACCGCCGCTCCTTCGCCCCCGTGGCCGCCGCGCCGAGATCCAACCGTTATGGAGATCAATCGTAA